A stretch of Lacipirellulaceae bacterium DNA encodes these proteins:
- a CDS encoding class II glutamine amidotransferase, with translation MCRLYGLLANEPTKVECTLVHAQNALLHQSRSDLRGHTHSDGWGIGCYANSKPTCERRATAAHEDLWFSATAERTYSQAVVAHVRRATVGNPSLENSHPFVYGCWTFAHNGTLANFKLHEHQLAEEISSSLLGCRHGSTDSELIFLWLLSLFENEGISLRAANADASRSIEIVSSALSQLESWSAEITSEKMNKLNFVLTNGEFLLATRWNHTLYYTERIGVHDCEICGIPHIQHARDHEYRACVVASEPISDEPWKLVPNHSILLADSKVRPCIYPAD, from the coding sequence CTAACGAACCCACGAAAGTAGAATGCACCTTAGTGCACGCACAAAATGCTCTTCTCCACCAGAGCCGTTCTGACTTAAGAGGGCACACGCACTCGGATGGTTGGGGAATCGGGTGCTATGCGAATTCCAAACCAACTTGCGAGCGCCGAGCGACTGCGGCCCATGAGGATCTGTGGTTCAGTGCAACTGCCGAGAGGACTTACTCGCAAGCGGTCGTCGCTCACGTACGACGAGCGACCGTCGGAAACCCAAGCTTAGAGAACTCCCATCCCTTTGTTTATGGTTGCTGGACGTTTGCCCATAATGGCACGCTGGCCAACTTCAAGCTGCACGAGCATCAACTTGCCGAGGAGATCAGCAGTTCACTGCTTGGCTGTCGTCATGGCAGCACTGACAGCGAGCTGATCTTCTTGTGGCTCTTAAGTCTTTTCGAGAATGAGGGCATCTCACTTCGCGCCGCTAATGCGGATGCCAGCCGCTCGATTGAGATTGTCTCAAGTGCCTTGTCTCAACTCGAATCATGGTCTGCAGAAATTACGTCGGAGAAAATGAATAAGCTGAACTTCGTTCTAACGAATGGAGAGTTCTTACTGGCGACTCGCTGGAACCACACCCTCTACTACACGGAGCGAATCGGTGTTCACGACTGCGAAATCTGTGGCATCCCTCATATTCAACATGCACGCGACCACGAATATCGGGCCTGCGTCGTTGCCTCTGAGCCTATCTCCGACGAGCCATGGAAGCTGGTCCCCAATCACTCAATTCTACTAGCTGACAGCAAAGTTAGACCCTGTATTTACCCTGCTGACTAG